CAGAAACGGCGTTCTGAGTAAGCCTTTTAAAACTACCTATCTaactattttctattttctacctatttcaaaattccTAACCTACGAGGCACGAATCGTAACTTAACAGACCATAAGAAAAGACAAAGTCGAGACGAATattcaaaatatgcaaaataaacCCAAACGAACAAGACAACCAAATCGAACGTACGAAATTACGAAACCAAAACGAATAgccaaaaccaaaatcaaaataggcaaaaaatatacgaagctaaaatttgaaatatgcaAGTACACTATTacgaaatttgaaagttcaaaagacTTACGGGGTCAATCAACAGGTGATCTTCTTCTCCTTCGCCGTCTCCTTCGGATTCATGAGGAGATAGAGGATTCTGCAAGTCGTCCATCGCGTAAACGAAAGTTCGAACTTTGAATATAAAAATCTCGGCTCGAAATAATAAAGGTACAACTTAGCGACGATGTATGATATTTTAAACTTCAAAGAACGGCAATATAGAAACGAATAAGTGTGTATTTATTTTCCAGAAGATCGAAGATCCAGCTCTTAGAGCTGGAGAAATGGTCGTAGGTATATTTCCCCTCCGATGGTCGACTCACAGGGTTCCCCTTTCGATAGCTCAATGGTCATTGGACGATTTGTAATTAAAAtgcttcatttattttttatgattttttgtcgaattcgCATTTGTCAACATCCAGCGGACCATGGGCGCGGGGGGAAGGAGGAGGCGTAGTCGCGAAGCGTACGCCGAAGCGTTCGCGTTCGAATCACCTaattgattcagtcgttcactCTGTGAGAATCACAGAGTTGAAAATCGAACAATTCAGATTTCTCGATTTTCAACACTGCCAACCACGGGCCAGAGTGAAAACGAGAAATAGAAAGTCGAAAAATGTCGTTTGTTGacaaacatttccaaaattgagaaaaaaaaaaattttcaaaatcctaagtacatgaatttttttcctaaatttaaGCTAAAATAAAGTACTACCGAGGCTATTGAATCGTGGATAATGTAATTATGATATTCGAATCGAGGAAGTGGACTGTGTACGAGATATATGGTCGTATGATTAATCGCCGTATGCCGAACACAGTCACTATGCCGATTCCCAAAACACCAAAATGAAGAAACGAAGATTAAATGTAATCGAAATAATAAGTAGAAGAGCCGAACAACTTAAAGACGAAGATAACTAAAGATAAGTGTTACTAAAGATAAGTCCTATCATACTACTtaaattgatgtttttcattTGATGGTTCCTAACAGATCGGTGAATTCATTTGTTGGGTCAGAAAGTTCGACAGGATACAACAAATTGACAGATCGAATTAATGTTTTATCGCCTTGTTTTACGTGAGCGATTGCTCCTCTTTCGTCGACATGCGTAATCGTACCAGATGGCCAATGACCTCTGGGTGCCGAAGCCTCTTTAATTAAAACCCTATCACCTATACGAGGCGCAAATGGAACAGATTTGAGCGGAGGTTTAACGATTACATCATGTCGTTCTCGAAGTGATAACAGGTACTGATTTCTAAATACATCCCAAAACGATTGTACTACGTTCTGTGTCTGAGTCCATACTTTTCGCAGGTTCTCAGCAGTAGAATCGAGCATATTATAATTGATTTCCAAGAAATTGTTCGCGTCGACGTCGCGTAACCGTAAGAAATGGTTCGGTGTCAACGGAGAAACGATTTCGTCGGAAGCGACATAAGTCAAAGGACGAGAATTTATTGTATTTTCAACTTCGGCTAAACACGTAACGAAAGCTTTCCTATTGAGTTCTTGTAGACCGTAGGTACGTTTTAAACAACCTTTCACCAAAGCAACGAGCCGCTCGTACGCACCTCCTTGCCAAGGCGAATAGGCCGGTATGAAATGCCATTTGATTTTATTCGTAGCGACAAATTGTTTGACTGGTTGATGATTAATGTTGACTTTTATGCCTACTAGTTTCTGAACGAAATGGAAGTTTGTCGCATTATCCGAAGTGATGGTCCTTGGCACATCACGGCGAGCAGTAAAACGTGTAAGTGCGTCAAGAAAATCGTCACCGGACAAACTATCGACTACTTCTAAATGGACTGCACGTGTAACAAAGCAAGTGAATAAAATCACGTACGCTTTTATGTACTCTCGTACATTAGTATGCTCACACGGATCTTTAACTAAATTTACAGGCCCGAGTGTATCAAGACCAGTGTGCCTAAAAGGAACGGCTTGTTGTACGCGTACGAAAGGTAAAGGCGGTGCCGGCGGGAGTCTATACGGACCACCTTCGGCTTCTTTACATTGCACGCAGTACGCGATAACAGATTTAATCAAAGATCGAAGTCTACATATCCAAAATCGTTGTCGAATGATAGACATTAAATGAGAGACACCTACGTGATGATTTTTTCGATGAGTATCTTTAACATACGCAACTACTAAAACGCTTCTACGCGGTAGGAGGATCGGATGTATAGCATCCCAAGGGAGCTCTGCATTCGCGATCCTACCTGTACAGCGCAGAAGAccacttttatcaaaaaatagatCTATATTAGTCGTAGTTTTTAACCCTTTTTTCAGTAATCGAATATCTTCTGCGAAGTATTTTTTCTGTAGTTCACGAATGAATTCCTTCTCTAAATATGCAAACTTTTGAGTCGCATCAGCGTTGTCGAAAAAATCAACAGTATgaacgattaatttttcaaaagcattcACGATGTTGTACCACGATAACTTATAATGCTGTTCTTCAAACTCGTCTGTCAGAATTCCGGTATACTTAGCATTGATCGTAGCTAATACAATTGTGCTAACGATGTTTGTAGTATCCGGTGTCTGTGGCCAGTGATCTCGTTGGCAAAGCCAGGAGGGTCCTTCTTTCCACAGAATATTCTCTGCGAGCGCAAAAGGAGTCGTACCTCGGGTAGCGAGATCCGCTGGGTTCTCTGTACCAGGTACGTGTCTAATTACCAAATTTGGAGTATTCTTAATTTCGTCTACgcgattttgaacaaatttaggCTTAGTTTCATCGTTCGTTAGCCACTGAAGTACGATAGTACTATCAGTCCATAACGTAACGGAATCTAAAGCAATTTTAAACTGCTTACGAAGAAATATCGAAGTACGTTTTCCAAGTACTACTCCCATCAACTCCATTTTTGGGATTGATAAATCAGATTGAGGAAGTTTTGTCGGAATaacgattttctgattttcgtaATCAACTAcctttttatttgtttcagatGGTTGGTTCGCGATCGGCTTGATGCGCATTTTTGAATAGCACAATGAGGAACCGAAGTTACCAGCATTATCGCTAAAACAAAGGTACGCACAGCACGCATAGGCGTCTTTCGACGCGTCGCAAAAAATATGTAAcgaaaatttggcattttttaaagtgaaatcaAAGTAACGACGTGggatttcgattttcgaaatttgttgCAAATCACGCACGATTTTGATCCATCTTGCGGTTAAATCGGCGTTGAGTGGAGTATCCCATTCGTACTTGCCCTTCCAGCACTCCTGTATAAACAGCCTGAGCTTCAAAACGCAAGGGTTGAGTAATCCAAGTGGATCATATATCGATGCGGCGAAGCTCAGAGCTAGTTTTTTAGTTACATAAGGTTCTAACGAAATTTGTTGCATTTTTATGTTTAGAGTATCGGCGAAACGGTTCCAATTTAAGCCTAGAATGCTGATTGGAGGAGATGACGAATCGATAAGCGGAAGATTGTGTCTTCGAAGAAATTCAAGAGAATTGGAGGTCCAATCTCGAAGATTCATCGAAGCGGATAACATCTTCGCATTCAAatggtaaaataattttgaagcgaATTCTAAATTCGATTCAGATGTTACAAAATTATCTACATAAAATTTATCTCGAACCTTGCTAAGCCAATGACTGTTTCCAGGATCATTCGAAGAAGAAAGAAGTAGCTGGAGGACCAAATTGAGAAGAGTCGGCGAAGATATTACGCCAAACGGCACTCTGGCGAAACGAAAGaatatcaaattatcgagagtTGGCGGTTTTGACAGATCCTTCAGCCAAAGGAATCGAACCGAGTCACGATCAACTggattcaaaaccatttgaagaAAGGCCTTTTCTATATCCGCCGTTAAACCTATTTCATTCAATCGAAAATGAAGTAAGAGAccaattaaattttctaaaatcattGGTCCTCGGAAAAGAAGATCGTTGAGTGATTTTCCAGAACGTGTCTTCGCAGACGCGTCATACACAACACGAATCTTCTCCTTCTGAAGGATTGCACGATGTGGTAGATAATGAATAAGGTGACACGATTTTTTAGGCGCGTGTTCAATAATACCGTGAGCAAGTTGCTCATTCAGTAATTCGTCGTATTTCTGAAGCAAGTCGTTAGATGAGTTTGCGATGAGTGATTTCAATCGGGCTACGCACATCTGAAAATTTGTCTGGATGGTCGGATTACGATCTTTCCAAGGCCAGCGCACCACAAAACGGTTATTTTCGACGTACGTAGTATCGTTAAAATTCTCAAGCATTTTATCATCAACGTTTACAAGCTCGGACGATTTAATACCTAATGATTCTAAATTCCAAagtttttcgagattttcattcaaaatttctaacTCATCGTGGATACCTAAATGTTTATCGTTGTTATCGCTATTATTCGAATTAGTCGTAGATGCAATTAATACAGAAAATACTGATGTAGGTTTATGAATATTTGTTGACAGCAAAGTATCGTGTATAACGTCGTGTGGTCCAGTTGGAATCCATCCAAATATCGAATTACGAAGCAGTGGACCAGAATCAAGCAACTTTGTCTGCTCATTTGGAAAGAAACGATGAATTTGATCGTTACCAATGAGAATCTGAATAGGCTGcttgttttcattgaaaatcgaAGTATCAGCGTATGAAAGATTAGAAGGTAACCTATTCCTAACTAATTTTGCGTCAGGTGACGTGCAAATATTCGAAGATGTAATATAAGTAGTAGTTCGTAAATTTACCTGTCTGTTTTCAGTATTATTCAAATTACCTAGCGTTAAACCTAATTCTGTCGAATCTAATAATCTCGTCTCGGAGCTGCCAAAAATCCCTACTGTCGAACGAAGTTTCCTACCATTTAAAGACGGATCTATCTGAAGAGCTAAGTTTTTGTCAATATACGAAGCTGAGCTTCCACTATCAAACAAACCTCTAACAATGATCGAATTCCTACTCGAACGAACCCTAATACGGCATACGAAAGTTTCTAAATATACATCATCTATCTTACGAGAAGGAttaaataaagtaggtatcgAAATTTTACCTGAGCGGTTTTGGCGGCGATTCATAGCTTTGTTGGCGACCTCCTGCATATTATTTATGCACATTAACAAACAGTGGCCTGGCTTATTGCACCATGTGCAATTATTGAATCGCAGCGAACACCCTTCCAACTTATGGTCAGGTGACCCGCACACTAAGCAGCGATTGCTGCCATCCAAAAACTCCTTATGTTGACGCCAAGTACACATTGATTCGCAATCGGCCGAATGATGGTTATTGCGATTGCAAAACATGCAGGGCGTATTCAAATAATGATACATTGGATTGCGTTGAGACTGATTGATATGACCATTCTGTTGCATATTAGTTCGACGTGATCGATTAGTGTTGATATTGTTCGTAGGTTGTTGCGGAGGAGGCTGATTTTGACGAAACGGAGTCGGTTGCGGAGGCTGAGTCTGGATACTGCCACCCTGCTTTTTCGCCTTACGTTTACGAGACGAAGCCTGAGTCGAACCACCAGAACCACCGGAACCACCAGCTGCTCCAACCAAAGAAGCCCCAACTGTATTCACGTTGGCAGAAGAAGACTGCGAATCGGAAGATGTCGTAGGTTTCTTTTTATGCTTCATAATAATCTCGACTTGTTCGAagatttttaaacgtttatcGATAAGATCAATAATTGTTTCAATGACGTTCGCAGGTGACAGCTTCTTTAATTTCTTCACGACGTAGAATATCATTTCCTCAGAAAAGGCACATAATATACGATTTCTCAACAAATCTTGGTCGGTCACAACATCAAGATTCTTAAGATTGGAGGCTATCGAACGAATCAACTCAATATTTTTTCGGCTACCTGTGGGAGACGAAGCTTCCTGAATACCATCCAATTTTCGGTAATAAGCGTCCTTCAGCTTCTCTTTGTTatcgtaattttccaaaatacggCTGATCGCCTCTTCATAGTTCGCATCTGTAGCAGTCAACTCGCCCAGACAGGACTGGACTACTTCATTCGTGTATGTTTTTAGGTAAGCGAAGCGCTGCACGTTCGTATATCGCGGCTCCTTATGGACCACCGTGCTGTAGAGGTCCCACCAAGTGGGCCAATCCAAGATGTCACCAGTAAAAATAGGCAGCTTAATTTTTTCGAGCTGCACTGCTCCGTTCAAAAACATCTGATCAGACCTATTGTTGGAAGGTTGATTGCGAGATGCGGCTACGTGATCGATCGTAATATTCAGCTTAGCGCGGAGGGATGCGATCTTTTCAATGAACTCGAATTGCAAATTCACGTCGTTGATCAAATTTCTCACGTCATTCGACAAGACATTAAAGTCTTGATCAATTAACTGCTTATGTTCAGCGAAAGATTGACCCTCTTTGATTCGCGCAATGACGATTTCGAGTTCTTGTTCCTTCGCTTCAAGACGCTGGCGAAATTCGTCAACCTaatcgaaataaaattgaattagtaCCATAGACTCGAATTACGACTTGAAACGACATTGTTATAGAAACTAGCTAATCGAATATTCGAATACACATGATTTCCACAGTCGATTAATTTATACTGTTTTATGCTTCTACAGGTACCTATCTCCTATATGCGAGGCGCCtcgacgaaatttcaaaaaaccacttgaCCGGgatgctcaaaaatttcaaacgaaagcaaatcaaaattcaaaaaattcaaaacgttgaAGTCAATTTGTTGGGTGGTATTTCGTACGCATCCTATACGATTACCTATAACCGAACAGATCGTTGCTGTGGCCAACGATAGGTACGTGTTAGAATTACTCTCTCATCTAGTCCtagtaattttcgaaaacaaaTGCCAATTTTTCTCTCGGCGAAAATCAAAACAAACTCCTCGATTCTAGAGATCGGTCACGGAGTAATCGGCGTAATTCACCAGCCTTGGTTCACAGTGGTATGACACCGCCGAAGTATGTAGGTAATCTTTACCTATTCGTATTCGAGtaggaagaatttcaaaattacgtgtAAGATCGCACCTCACCCTACACGATTCCTTTTTACCGTTTTTTGGAAGATAGGAATTACATCATACACGAAAATAGCGAGTACCAAATTACCAATGTACGAGCTTAACTAGTTGAATATTTCCGAATAGTTGTTAGTAGGTATCCCATACTACCTACTATCATCATTCTTCGAAGTATTCACGTAGATATTGTAGAttaaagattttatttttattcaaagataGGACTAGCGAATATCGTATTATTTCAGTTGAGTCAACGAAATACGATTTTTGTTTCAGGAGAGAAACTATGTTCGGCGACGAATTTCCGGCCAGAGGTcaaacaaaacatcaaaaaaaaaggaatattaCGTCATACGCAATATTAAAATCGGATCGACGGGAAGTAATAAATCATGGTTTCAAATATCAGCGTTTCTATACGTATCTGGAATGCGTGTACTTTTCTCCGTATTTCTAATGTTACAGAGATGACGCATCGTCAACGAAAACGAAAAGTAGCAACGTGAAGATAAACAAGGAGAAGGTTTTCTAAGAAAGCGGTCCGGACCTCAAACGAATTCTTCACGGCAATAAAAGGGACCTGTAGTCAGCAACCTTGAACGAACGCCACTTCGCACCCTACCCATACGAAGTTCCAGGCGGCGTTATTAAGGTACAGATTTATGGAACATAAAAACCAAAGCGTAACGCTCGTGTGCAAAGGAACCACGAAGCAACGGCGAAGGTCAAATTGTCAAAGATGATgcaatttcaagtcgtttcgtcGAAGATTTTCCTACACGAAATTCCTAATGTATGGCGAGCTTCTTGCTctaacttttgtcaaaatttatcgaatttgtcgacattttttggagttttttgttttttaatgaaacGTAGGTCGTGCCAATTGTGTTCTACTTGACTGTTTAGCTCCCTGAGGTCATtgaaccacgctctgctaccatataAAGAATTTCCCTGCgaatatgttgaattttttaaaagatagaAAAGAAGACAGACGAAAATTTCGAACCCTAAACTAACTAACGAACAAAAGAACGAATTTGAGCATACAGTCACAAGTAGGTAAAACACAAATAGGTACACGTtacgtatattttcattttaattaaacaTAAACTCCAATATAAAATATCGattaaaaaatatgagtaaaaataCATCGAAGTAAAAAATAAGTGCATAAGAATAATGATGCgttgaaataaaatgtaaacGGTGCGTCAAATATAATATCAATGTATTTCACGAGCTCCCACGAATTTTAGCGGCGATTGTTCGTTGaacctgaaatttaaaattgggtCAGAAACGGCGTTCTGAGTAAGCCTTTTAAAACTACCTATCTaactattttctattttctacctatttcaaaattccTAACCTACGAGGCACGAATCGTAACTTAACAGACCATAAGAAAAGACAAAGTCGAGACGAATattcaaaatatgcaaaataaacCCAAACGAACAAGACAACCAAATCGAACGTACGAAATTACGAAACCAAAACGAATAgccaaaaccaaaatcaaaataggcaaaaaatatacgaagctaaaatttgaaatatgcaAGTACACTATTacgaaatttgaaagttcaaaagacTTACGGGGTCAATCAACAGGTGATCTTCTTCTCCTTCGCCGTCTCCTTCGGATTCATGAGGAGATAGAGGATTCTGCAAGTCGTCCATCGCGTAAACGAAAGTTCGAACTTTGAATATAAAAATCTCGGCTCGAAATAATAAAGGTACAACTTAGCGACGATGT
The sequence above is a segment of the Planococcus citri chromosome 3, ihPlaCitr1.1, whole genome shotgun sequence genome. Coding sequences within it:
- the LOC135838321 gene encoding uncharacterized protein LOC135838321, which gives rise to MDDLQNPLSPHESEGDGEGEEDHLLIDPVDEFRQRLEAKEQELEIVIARIKEGQSFAEHKQLIDQDFNVLSNDVRNLINDVNLQFEFIEKIASLRAKLNITIDHVAASRNQPSNNRSDQMFLNGAVQLEKIKLPIFTGDILDWPTWWDLYSTVVHKEPRYTNVQRFAYLKTYTNEVVQSCLGELTATDANYEEAISRILENYDNKEKLKDAYYRKLDGIQEASSPTGSRKNIELIRSIASNLKNLDVVTDQDLLRNRILCAFSEEMIFYVVKKLKKLSPANVIETIIDLIDKRLKIFEQVEIIMKHKKKPTTSSDSQSSSANVNTVGASLVGAAGGSGGSGGSTQASSRKRKAKKQGGSIQTQPPQPTPFRQNQPPPQQPTNNINTNRSRRTNMQQNGHINQSQRNPMYHYLNTPCMFCNRNNHHSADCESMCTWRQHKEFLDGSNRCLVCGSPDHKLEGCSLRFNNCTWCNKPGHCLLMCINNMQEVANKAMNRRQNRSGSTNNRR